One part of the Diadema setosum chromosome 6, eeDiaSeto1, whole genome shotgun sequence genome encodes these proteins:
- the LOC140229787 gene encoding uncharacterized protein, with amino-acid sequence MLRLFDVVALLAAVLSLSVAYPVEEIVVTTEPEVKLQQGLPGSVPCSVTRKVSVVFWKKGDTIDTATTVVILDTFYNNGEISGPGFEDGEFTVASNYSLIFTTARSEDSGRYFCEVYDDETGVLYRNYSDVTVFDPPVITDKRRVVAYGDQAILRCRYEGAVYAVYWLKGDTYTDADRLVVLDLYYEIGERKGPGYDQGWYNISDDHSLVISSTRIRDSGKYFCVVSDLATGRLLINSTFVDVVAFADELSPIAVENCRKNGTDRCVYYIAPSESTIQLKCKVVGVRPAVNLTWIDAFTGEVLPAGKTNRTLDWETGLISVYRVTQEIQVRMVGVPRRLS; translated from the exons ATGCTTCGATTGTTCGACGTTGTAGCTCTACTAGCAGCAGTCTTATCACTCTCAG TTGCATACCCAGTCGaggaaattgtggttaccacTGAACCAGAAGTGAAACTACAACAAGGTTTGCCCGGATCGGTGCCATGCTCGGTGACCCGGAAGGTATCCGTAGTCTTCTGGAAGAAAGGAGACACAATCGACACTGCCACCACTGTTGTCATATTGGATACCTTTTACAACAATGGAGAAATCAGCGGTCCAGGTTTTGAAGATGGGGAGTTCACAGTCGCCTCAAATTATTCCCTCATCTTTACTACCGCACGATCGGAAGACTCTGGGAGATACTTCTGTGAGGTGTATGATGACGAAACAGGAGTCCTGTACAGGAATTATTCAGATGTGACGGTATTCG ATCCACCAGTCATCACGGATAAAAGACGTGTTGTGGCGTACGGTGACCAGGCGATTCTCAGGTGTCGATATGAGGGGGCAGTTTACGCAGTCTACTGGCTAAAAGGGGATACCTACACGGACGCAGACAGGCTTGTGGTACTTGACCTGTACTATGAGATAGGAGAGCGAAAAGGTCCTGGGTACGACCAGGGTTGGTATAACATATCCGACGACCACTCTCTTGTCATCAGCTCAACAAGAATAAGAGATAGtggaaaatatttttgtgttgtgTCAGACCTAGCAACCGGTAGACTTCTCATCAACTCGACGTTCGTTGACGTTGTTG CATTTGCCGATGAGCTCAGTCCGATTGCAGTCGAAAATTGCCGAAAAAATGGTACTGACAGATGTGTGTATTACATCGCCCCATCCGAATCAACGATTCAGCTGAAATGCAAAGTGGTTGGTGTGCGGCCAGCAGTGAACTTGACATGGATCGACGCCTTCACCGGTGAAGTGCTACCAGCGGGGAAAACCAACAGGACGCTGGACTGGGAGACGGGACTCATATCTGTGTACCGAGTTACCCAA GAG